The proteins below are encoded in one region of Fervidicoccaceae archaeon:
- the hypE gene encoding hydrogenase expression/formation protein HypE — protein MSSRVIRMEHGAGGAAMHELIREVVVKRLGGSGADIPLEELDDAGAYNGVVISTDSYTVKPIIFPGGDIGRLAVAGTVNDVLMVGGEPKALALAMVLEEGLPLEVLERILESASSTAREAGVWVITGDTKVVERGALDGVVLTTTGIGFRHRLLDHNFEVLARVGREMRSRWLLDRNIRPGDKLILTGHVGDHAIALLSAREGLKFEAPVKSDVAPLTRLVEKAFEAGGVVAMQDPTRGGLASLLNEWSEKTGLGIIIEEEEIPIRDEVRSACEYLGLDPLELGNEGKAVLAVAPQLAEAVLQAVRETPEGRHAEIIGEVTDRYEAVVMRTAIGGLRVVPPPIGDPVPRIC, from the coding sequence TTGAGCTCCAGGGTCATCAGAATGGAGCACGGAGCCGGCGGCGCCGCGATGCACGAGCTGATACGCGAGGTCGTAGTGAAGAGGCTGGGGGGCTCGGGGGCCGACATACCGCTCGAGGAGTTAGACGACGCGGGAGCATACAACGGCGTCGTCATCTCGACCGATAGCTACACCGTGAAGCCGATCATCTTCCCGGGAGGCGACATAGGGAGGCTGGCCGTCGCCGGCACCGTCAACGACGTCTTGATGGTTGGGGGAGAGCCCAAGGCTCTGGCCCTGGCCATGGTCCTCGAGGAGGGCCTCCCCCTGGAGGTCCTCGAGAGGATACTAGAGAGCGCCTCCTCGACGGCTAGGGAGGCCGGGGTCTGGGTGATAACGGGCGACACCAAGGTGGTCGAGAGGGGAGCCTTGGACGGGGTCGTCCTGACAACGACCGGGATAGGGTTCAGGCACAGGCTCCTCGATCACAACTTCGAGGTCCTCGCGAGAGTGGGGAGGGAGATGCGATCGAGGTGGCTCCTCGATAGGAACATCAGGCCGGGCGACAAGCTGATACTCACGGGCCACGTCGGGGACCACGCTATCGCTCTTCTCTCGGCCAGGGAAGGCCTCAAGTTCGAGGCCCCGGTCAAATCAGACGTAGCGCCCCTCACGAGATTGGTCGAGAAGGCCTTCGAGGCGGGGGGCGTGGTGGCCATGCAGGATCCGACGCGAGGGGGGCTGGCCTCCCTCCTCAATGAGTGGTCTGAGAAGACCGGTCTGGGCATAATCATCGAGGAGGAGGAGATACCGATAAGGGACGAGGTCAGGAGCGCCTGCGAGTACCTGGGGCTGGATCCCCTCGAGCTGGGCAACGAGGGGAAGGCGGTCCTGGCGGTCGCCCCTCAGCTGGCCGAGGCGGTCCTCCAGGCCGTCAGAGAGACCCCCGAGGGGAGGCACGCCGAGATAATAGGCGAGGTCACGGACCGTTACGAAGCCGTCGTAATGAGGACCGCCATCGGCGGCCTCAGAGTGGTTCCCCCGCCCATTGGGGACCCCGTCCCCAGGATCTGTTGA
- a CDS encoding CopG family ribbon-helix-helix protein — protein MRGGRTVKSGVSLPADLREKLDALLKELGIPSRSRGIQEAVRQFIAQNEWRLNRGVVAGAVLVHYSHEAEGADSALTDAQHEHMDVIPASTHVHLSEEDCLLIVAVRGEIPRIKSLVSRLRSSPGVKQAVPVVISIE, from the coding sequence GTGAGAGGAGGCAGAACCGTGAAGAGCGGGGTCTCTCTGCCCGCCGACCTTCGCGAGAAGCTCGACGCTCTCCTCAAGGAGCTCGGGATCCCGTCGAGGTCCAGGGGGATCCAAGAGGCGGTGAGGCAGTTCATAGCTCAGAACGAGTGGAGGCTTAACAGAGGCGTCGTGGCCGGGGCCGTGTTGGTTCACTACTCGCACGAGGCCGAGGGGGCGGACTCTGCTCTGACAGACGCCCAGCACGAGCACATGGACGTGATACCGGCCTCAACTCATGTGCACCTGAGCGAGGAGGACTGCCTACTGATCGTGGCCGTTAGGGGGGAAATACCGAGGATCAAGTCTCTGGTCTCCAGGCTCCGCAGCTCTCCGGGAGTGAAGCAGGCCGTCCCCGTCGTGATCTCGATAGAATGA
- the hypD gene encoding hydrogenase formation protein HypD has product MSELKKVLERYRDPRLARRIAEKIRELASKIGEKILIMHVCGTHEWTITHYGIRHVLPENVEVRAGPGCPVCVLPAADIDSMIRLGLEERISILTFGDVSRARGGRGLSLEDARGLGLDLRIVYSFQDAVEIASREPERRFVFFGVGFDTTCPSVAHAVLRGLPSNMVVLSSHRYVPPAVGWVMCREDLEVDGFIAPGHSGTVTGMRPYREYFERNPRPIVFSGFEPLDVLVSIYMVLRQLSTARYSIENEYTRSVTWEGNARAMATALEVFELKEGLWRGIGLIEGSAFDFREKYSRVDARAVYGIEQPRSDPGMPGGCRCAEVIIGKATPTECPLYMRVCTPRTPVGPCMVSVEGTCKIWADHRILRREVERA; this is encoded by the coding sequence ATGAGCGAGCTCAAGAAGGTGCTCGAGAGGTATAGAGACCCGAGGCTGGCCAGGAGGATCGCCGAGAAGATCCGGGAGCTGGCCTCGAAGATCGGCGAGAAGATCCTGATAATGCACGTCTGCGGGACGCACGAGTGGACCATAACCCACTATGGGATAAGGCACGTTCTGCCCGAGAACGTCGAGGTGAGAGCCGGACCCGGCTGCCCCGTCTGCGTCCTCCCCGCCGCCGACATAGACTCCATGATAAGGCTGGGGCTCGAGGAGAGGATCTCGATTCTAACCTTCGGCGACGTATCTAGAGCTAGAGGAGGGAGGGGGCTGTCCCTTGAGGACGCGAGAGGACTGGGCTTGGACCTGCGCATCGTCTACAGCTTCCAGGACGCCGTCGAAATAGCGTCTCGCGAGCCGGAGAGGAGGTTCGTCTTCTTCGGCGTGGGTTTCGACACGACGTGCCCCTCGGTGGCTCACGCCGTGTTGAGGGGGCTGCCGAGCAACATGGTCGTGCTCAGCAGCCACAGGTACGTGCCCCCCGCGGTCGGGTGGGTCATGTGCAGGGAGGACCTGGAGGTGGACGGATTCATAGCGCCTGGCCACTCGGGCACGGTGACGGGGATGAGGCCTTACCGAGAGTACTTCGAGAGGAACCCGAGGCCCATAGTCTTCAGCGGCTTCGAGCCCCTCGACGTCCTAGTTTCAATATATATGGTCTTGAGGCAGCTCTCGACGGCTCGGTACAGCATAGAGAACGAGTACACGCGGTCGGTCACGTGGGAGGGCAACGCGAGGGCCATGGCGACGGCCCTAGAGGTCTTCGAGCTGAAGGAGGGGCTGTGGAGGGGGATAGGTCTGATAGAGGGGTCGGCCTTCGACTTCAGGGAGAAGTACTCGCGAGTGGACGCGAGGGCGGTCTACGGGATCGAGCAGCCGAGGAGCGACCCCGGCATGCCGGGAGGGTGCAGATGCGCCGAGGTGATAATCGGCAAGGCCACGCCCACCGAGTGCCCCCTCTACATGAGGGTTTGCACCCCTAGAACTCCCGTGGGCCCCTGCATGGTATCGGTCGAGGGGACGTGCAAGATATGGGCCGACCACAGGATCCTCAGGAGGGAGGTCGAGCGAGCTTGA
- the hypA gene encoding hydrogenase nickel incorporation protein HypA, whose translation MHEWSLAEAVVEAVASFAREHGSKRVKLVRISLGELQAVDVGIFKEALSLLGESVEPRIEGFQLEREKAVLLCRGCYETLLLEELSLSDEEREAVHFVPELLHAYAKCPRCGSSDLDVIRGRGVSIKSIEAE comes from the coding sequence TTGCACGAGTGGAGCCTAGCCGAGGCCGTCGTCGAGGCGGTGGCGAGCTTCGCGAGGGAGCATGGCTCCAAGCGCGTCAAGCTCGTGAGGATCTCCCTCGGGGAGCTCCAAGCGGTAGATGTGGGCATATTCAAGGAGGCCCTCAGTCTCCTCGGGGAGTCCGTTGAGCCTAGGATAGAGGGCTTCCAGCTCGAGCGCGAGAAGGCTGTGCTGCTCTGCAGGGGGTGCTACGAGACTCTGCTCCTCGAGGAGCTGAGCCTCTCGGATGAGGAGCGCGAGGCGGTTCACTTCGTCCCCGAGCTTTTGCACGCATACGCTAAGTGCCCGCGCTGCGGCTCGAGCGACCTCGACGTGATTAGGGGGAGAGGAGTCTCGATAAAGAGCATCGAGGCTGAGTAG
- the hypF gene encoding carbamoyltransferase HypF, with the protein MVRVARRILLSGIVQGVGLRPFLARTALRAGVAGYVKNLGGGDVFVHVEGETENVEKFFGILKTSLPPPAEIWRVVIEEAEPLGLTSFSIEKSEKRRLVRSMIPPDMAACPHCLGEVEDPRDRRRGYPFNSCAWCGPRYSMMYSVPYDRENTSMRHFPLCEECRREYEDVWNERRYHAEGISCPKCGPRVWLEDSRGEKIEAEDPIALAASLISEGRIVAVKGIGGFHVACRADEDSVVEELRRRKRRPQQPFALMALSAEEASRLVELSEESRRILESSQRPILILPKRPGAPVSELVAPGLDSLGVMLPYTPLHYLLLKSCEPKFLIMTSGNSHGKPMVVDNEAARRELREIVDYFLLHDRPIVNRVDDSVLRFTGGSATMLRRGRGYAPRWIELRGRLERGVIAFGAELQAAGGVGFDDKAVLTQFIGDVDDADALAELKLYVERLAEFYGVRYEDSVIVVDKHPKYASSALGRRLARRHGSELLEVQHHVAHALSAMAETGDEVGVAIAIDGVGYGDDGNAWGGEVLAIHGGEGYERVGHLQYHKMLGGDLAALRPLRMTFSMAASELGAEEAASLLSSAGLADGAERLELLAALHERERILTSSAGRFLDAVSAMLGICRLRTYEGEPAIKLEAFARGGSLSREVLELVEAEREGGSRVVRTSPLVVSWLRGDLRGRVSARDLAFSAQYAVGFRLGELAAEKALEIGVERVHVSGGAAVNELIYRGIIDALASASGGRLRAHVNRLVPPGDGGIALGQIYAVLLGLASER; encoded by the coding sequence TTGGTCAGAGTAGCAAGGAGGATCCTGCTATCCGGGATCGTCCAAGGAGTGGGCCTCAGACCGTTCCTGGCTAGGACCGCGCTGAGAGCCGGAGTGGCTGGCTACGTGAAGAATCTGGGGGGAGGAGATGTGTTCGTCCACGTCGAGGGAGAGACGGAGAACGTGGAGAAGTTCTTCGGCATCCTCAAGACGAGCCTCCCTCCCCCGGCCGAGATATGGCGAGTAGTCATCGAGGAGGCGGAGCCTCTAGGCCTGACGTCGTTCAGCATAGAGAAGAGCGAGAAGAGGCGGCTGGTCCGCTCGATGATACCGCCGGACATGGCCGCGTGCCCCCACTGCCTCGGAGAGGTCGAGGACCCTCGAGATAGGAGGCGCGGCTATCCCTTCAACTCGTGTGCTTGGTGCGGGCCGAGATACTCGATGATGTACTCTGTCCCCTACGACAGGGAGAACACGAGCATGAGGCACTTCCCGCTCTGCGAGGAGTGCAGGCGAGAGTACGAGGACGTTTGGAACGAGAGGAGATATCACGCTGAGGGGATAAGCTGCCCGAAGTGCGGGCCCAGGGTATGGCTCGAGGACTCGAGGGGGGAAAAGATCGAGGCCGAGGACCCAATAGCGCTCGCCGCCTCGCTGATAAGCGAGGGCCGCATCGTGGCCGTGAAGGGCATAGGAGGCTTCCACGTGGCGTGCAGAGCAGACGAAGACTCCGTGGTCGAGGAGCTGAGGAGGAGAAAGAGGAGGCCTCAGCAGCCCTTCGCCCTAATGGCTCTGAGCGCCGAGGAGGCCTCGAGGCTAGTCGAGCTGAGCGAGGAGTCTAGGAGGATCCTGGAGTCCTCTCAGAGGCCGATCCTGATACTCCCGAAGAGGCCGGGGGCCCCGGTATCGGAGCTCGTCGCCCCCGGCCTCGACTCCCTCGGGGTCATGCTGCCCTATACTCCTCTCCATTACCTCTTGCTGAAGTCGTGCGAGCCGAAGTTTCTGATCATGACCAGCGGGAACTCGCACGGAAAGCCCATGGTCGTGGACAACGAGGCCGCGAGGAGGGAGCTGAGGGAGATAGTCGACTACTTCCTGCTACACGACAGACCCATAGTCAATAGAGTAGACGACAGCGTTCTCAGATTCACCGGAGGGAGCGCCACGATGCTCAGGAGAGGTAGAGGCTATGCGCCGAGGTGGATCGAGCTGAGAGGGAGGCTGGAGAGAGGGGTGATAGCTTTCGGGGCTGAGCTCCAGGCGGCCGGAGGCGTGGGCTTCGACGATAAAGCCGTGCTCACCCAATTCATCGGAGACGTCGACGACGCCGACGCTCTCGCGGAGCTCAAACTCTACGTCGAGAGGCTCGCGGAGTTTTACGGCGTGAGATACGAGGACTCGGTCATTGTCGTGGACAAGCACCCGAAGTACGCGAGCAGCGCTCTCGGCAGGAGGCTCGCCAGGAGGCACGGCTCCGAGCTCCTCGAGGTTCAACATCACGTGGCTCACGCTCTCTCCGCGATGGCCGAGACCGGCGACGAAGTCGGCGTCGCCATTGCAATAGACGGCGTCGGCTACGGAGACGACGGCAACGCGTGGGGCGGAGAAGTGCTGGCGATACATGGAGGCGAGGGCTACGAGAGAGTGGGCCACCTGCAGTACCACAAGATGCTCGGAGGAGACCTGGCCGCGCTCAGGCCTCTCAGGATGACATTCTCGATGGCGGCCAGCGAGCTCGGGGCGGAGGAGGCGGCGAGTCTCCTCTCGAGCGCGGGCCTAGCGGATGGGGCTGAGAGGCTCGAGCTCTTGGCCGCTCTGCACGAGAGGGAGAGAATTCTGACCTCGAGCGCGGGGAGATTCCTCGACGCGGTCTCGGCCATGCTGGGGATCTGCCGATTGAGGACCTACGAGGGAGAGCCGGCGATCAAGCTCGAGGCCTTCGCGCGGGGCGGCTCCCTCTCGAGAGAGGTCTTGGAGCTAGTCGAGGCCGAGCGCGAGGGCGGCTCGCGCGTCGTGAGGACGTCCCCTCTCGTCGTGTCGTGGCTGAGGGGGGACCTCCGCGGGAGGGTGAGCGCGAGGGACCTGGCCTTCAGCGCTCAATACGCCGTCGGATTTCGCCTGGGCGAGCTAGCAGCCGAGAAGGCCCTGGAGATAGGGGTCGAGAGAGTGCACGTCTCGGGTGGAGCGGCGGTGAACGAGCTCATCTACAGAGGGATAATCGATGCGCTCGCTTCGGCGAGCGGAGGCAGGCTCAGAGCGCACGTCAACAGGCTTGTGCCGCCCGGAGATGGGGGCATAGCCCTCGGTCAGATCTACGCCGTCCTCCTGGGCTTGGCGTCGGAGCGCTAA
- a CDS encoding P-loop NTPase has protein sequence MDPRPAAIRRRLEGLRTLVVASSKGGVGKTTISVAMAMSLRDLGWRAGLLDLDLTNPSCHHLLGSRLSGPLEDKGLVPPVERGIRFLSIAQLSGDKPLALRGHEVDEAVKEILAVTRWPGVEVLVIDTPPGLGDEILDVVSLVPRGELVLVATNSLLATTSLRRAAEALAGASKIAGVVENMRRGGSTSRVEEEAARLGLRYLGSVPYVEGLDELVERDATALERLIAPHVAAVLGKLGFERRGG, from the coding sequence TTGGACCCCAGACCCGCCGCGATCAGGAGAAGGCTCGAGGGCCTGAGGACATTGGTCGTGGCGAGCAGCAAGGGGGGAGTAGGCAAGACCACGATCTCCGTGGCCATGGCGATGAGCCTGAGAGACCTCGGCTGGAGAGCTGGCCTGCTTGACCTCGATTTGACTAACCCGTCGTGTCACCACCTCCTCGGCTCGAGGCTCAGCGGACCTCTAGAAGACAAAGGGCTCGTCCCTCCCGTGGAGCGCGGGATCAGGTTCCTCAGCATTGCTCAACTCTCGGGCGATAAGCCCCTCGCCCTCAGGGGCCACGAAGTCGACGAGGCAGTCAAGGAGATCTTGGCGGTGACGCGCTGGCCGGGCGTGGAGGTCCTCGTGATTGACACGCCGCCTGGGCTCGGCGACGAGATCTTGGACGTGGTTTCGCTCGTGCCGAGAGGAGAGCTCGTGTTGGTCGCCACGAACTCCCTCCTGGCCACGACATCGCTGAGGAGAGCAGCGGAGGCGCTCGCCGGGGCGAGCAAGATAGCCGGCGTCGTCGAGAACATGAGGAGGGGGGGCTCGACCTCGAGGGTCGAGGAAGAGGCGGCTAGATTGGGCCTCAGATACTTAGGTAGCGTGCCGTACGTAGAAGGACTCGACGAACTCGTCGAGAGAGACGCTACGGCCTTAGAGCGCTTGATCGCCCCCCACGTCGCGGCGGTCCTGGGGAAGCTGGGTTTCGAGAGGCGCGGCGGGTGA
- a CDS encoding HypC/HybG/HupF family hydrogenase formation chaperone, with translation MCLGYPGKIVEIRGEFAKVDFGGGVVKDNVLISLVDAKVGDYVIVHAGYAIQVLDEEEAERTLELWRELFELEGLRYERAQEGAREV, from the coding sequence GTGTGCCTGGGCTATCCGGGCAAGATCGTCGAGATACGCGGAGAATTCGCTAAGGTCGACTTCGGGGGCGGCGTGGTTAAGGACAACGTACTCATCTCGCTCGTCGACGCCAAGGTGGGGGACTACGTGATAGTTCACGCCGGCTACGCCATACAGGTCCTAGACGAGGAGGAGGCGGAGAGAACGCTCGAGCTGTGGAGGGAGCTGTTCGAGCTCGAGGGGCTACGATATGAGCGAGCTCAAGAAGGTGCTCGAGAGGTATAG